The Erigeron canadensis isolate Cc75 chromosome 4, C_canadensis_v1, whole genome shotgun sequence genome window below encodes:
- the LOC122598130 gene encoding uncharacterized protein LOC122598130, translated as MSDAYERVKGGRLTFKGGDVASLSKSIDKNKKKKKNKKPKFATEEILTGDDAAAATEDGGGGGSSEAGAAGDEAIYTIDAAKKMKYEELFPVEAKKFRYDPKAKVKSVEDALDDRVTKKADRYCK; from the coding sequence ATGTCAGACGCATACGAAAGAGTAAAAGGGGGAAGGCTAACCTTCAAAGGAGGAGACGTAGCTTCACTTTCTAAATCAATcgacaaaaacaagaaaaagaaaaagaataaaaaaccgAAATTCGCCACCGAAGAAATCCTCACCGGAGACGACGCTGCTGCCGCCACGGAAGACGGCGGAGGCGGTGGTAGTTCCGAAGCAGGCGCAGCAGGAGATGAGGCTATTTACACAATCGATGCGGCGAAGAAGATGAAATACGAAGAGTTGTTTCCAGTCGAAGCTAAGAAGTTTCGATATGATCCGAAAGCGAAAGTGAAATCGGTTGAGGATGCGCTTGATGACCGAGTTACGAAGAAAGCGGACCGATATTGCAAATAG